The Desmodus rotundus isolate HL8 chromosome 13, HLdesRot8A.1, whole genome shotgun sequence genome has a window encoding:
- the USP18 gene encoding ubl carboxyl-terminal hydrolase 18 produces the protein MKKKREQLPSHLGAWDSPHGPVGLHNLGQTCCLNSLIQVLIRNVGFTQILKRLKVPVGVEEQKRSVPFQLLLLLERVQDSRQKAVRPTELVYCLRKHNVPVFVQHDAAQLYLMVWNLLKDQITEVDLAERLQALYTIRTRETFVCLDCAGESSKDSSMLTLPLPLFDAESNLLRTLEEALHCFFQPRPLSSESRCFCEHCGRRTSGKQVLKPTRLPQTLTIHLMRFSVRNSRTEKLCSSLHFPQSLDLGQVLLTDDASPCDADGQLGGQYELFAVIAHVGLPDLGHYCAYIRSSADGRWFCFNDSSVCGVSWEDIRCTYGNRSYRWRETAYLLVYMKTES, from the exons atgaagaagaagagggagcAGCTACCTTCGCACCTCGGGGCCTGGGACAGCCCTCACG GCCCAGTCGGTTTGCACAACCTGGGACAGACCTGTTGCCTCAACTCCCTGATCCAGGTATTGATCAGGAACGTGGGCTTTACCCAGATCCTGAAGAG GTTAAAAGTGCCAGTGGGCGTGGAGGAGCAGAAGAGGAgcgtgcccttccagctgctcttGCTGCTGGAGAGGGTGCAGGACAGCCGGCAGAAGGCCGTGCGGCCCACGGAGCTGGTGTACTGCCTCCGGAAGCACAACGTGCCCG TGTTCGTCCAGCATGACGCTGCTCAACTCTACCTCATGGTATGGAACCTCCTTAAGGACCAGATCACGGAGGTGGACCTG GCGGAGCGGCTGCAGGCCCTGTACACGATCCGGACCAGGGAGACCTTCGTGTGCCTGGACTGCGCTGGGGAGAGCAGCAAGGACAGCAGCATGCTGACCCTCCCGCTTCCTCTCTTTGACGCGGAGTCGAATCTCCTCAGGACGTTG gaggaggcccTTCACTGCTTCTTCCAGCCCAGGCCGCTGTCCAGCGAGAGCAGGTGCTTCTGCGAGCACTGCGGGAGGAGGACCAGCGGCAAACAG GTCTTGAAGCCAACACGTTTGCCCCAGACCTTGACAATCCACCTCATGCGGTTCTCCGTCAGGAACTCGCGGACAGAAAAACTCTGCAGTTCCCTGCATTTCCCCCAGAGCTTGGACCTAGGTCAGGTTCTTCTGACAGACGATGCTTCCCCCTGTGATGCCGATGGCCAG CTCGGAGGGCAGTACGAGCTCTTTGCCGTGATCGCCCACGTGGGGCTGCCTGACCTCGGCCATTACTGCGCCTACATCCGGAGCTCCGCAGACGGACGGTGGTTCTGCTTCAACGACTCCAGTGTGTGTGGG GTGTCCTGGGAAGACATCCGGTGTACCTACGGAAATCGCAGCTACCGCTG gaGAGAAACTGCCTATCTTCTGGTTTACATGAAGACTGAGTCTTAA